From the genome of Eucalyptus grandis isolate ANBG69807.140 chromosome 2, ASM1654582v1, whole genome shotgun sequence, one region includes:
- the LOC104435406 gene encoding EG45-like domain containing protein, which yields MEGEIKGLFLLVFCSIPQATLADSGTATCYTEYVPSACYGYDNPGGMIAAASDELWEGGAACGRTSLVTCTGATNLGDPHPCTGASVVVTIVDYCPSGCRGTIDLSQEAFAAIAHLEAGKALVKLISEYLITPTRRPLVGNYDGLRMA from the exons CTCGTCTTTTGCTCCATTCCACAGGCAACTTTAGCTGATTCGGGGACCGCAACGTGTTACACTGAATATGTTC CCTCCGCGTGTTATGGGTACGACAACCCGGGCGGCATGATAGCTGCGGCGAGCGATGAACTTTGGGAAGGTGGGGCTGCTTGCGGCAGAACCTCCTTGGTAACGTGCACCGGCGCCACCAATCTGGGCGATCCTCACCCATGCACCGGCGCGTCAGTGGTGGTGACGATTGTCGACTATTGCCCGTCGGGGTGTCGTGGCACCATTGACCTCTCGCAGGAAGCTTTCGCAGCCATAGCCCACCTAGAAGCCGGAAAA GCTCTCGTGAAGCTGATCTCTGAATACTTGATAACACCAACAAGGAGGCCGCTTGTTGGTAATTATGATGGATTAAGAATGGCTTGA